The genomic DNA TTTCGGATGTCATTTCTAAGTTTTGTCATAAGGACCTCTGTCTCTTTTAGTTTAGCTAAGAAAGTATATCATAAAATAGGTCAAAAAGCACTGATTTATCTATTGTAAATGTTTTCAACTACTAGATGATAGAAATAAGAAAAGAGATTGAAAACAATCTCTTGACTGAAAAACTGCCGCAAAGGGATTTTTCTTACAAAATATTCTCAAAAGTATCACGAACTTCCTGTGGCCACACGCTGGATTGAACTTCTCCAATGTGTTTCTTGCGCAGCAAGAACATGGCTAGGCGTGACTGACCAATCCCTCCACCGATGGACAGTGGGAACAGACCATTCAACAGGGCTCTATGCCAGTCAAACTGGAGTCGATCTTCATCTCCGGTAATGGCCACCTGACGTTTGAGTGCATCTTCATCAACCCGGATTCCCATGGAAGAAATCTCAAAGGCTGCGCCAAGTTGCTCGTTCCAAACCAGAATATCACCATTGAGGCCCTTGTAGTTCCCCTCAGACGGGCTGGTCCAATCGTCATAGTCAGGAGCCCGACCATCATGAGGCTTGCCATCTGCCAATTCTCCACCAATACCAATCAAAAAGACTGCGCCGTATTCTCTGGCAACTACATTTTCACGCTCTTTCGGGGTCAAATCCGGGAAATTCTTCACCAAGTCTTCCGTGTGGATAAAGGTAATATGCTTTGGTAAAATAGACTCAATGTCATAACGGGCTTCTACTGCCAACTCTGTCAAACGGATGGCCTTGTAGATTTGCTCAACGGTTTCCTTCAAGTAAGCTAGATTGCGTCGGCCGTCAGGAATGACTTTTTCCCAGTCCCACTGGTCCACATAGACGGAGTGGATAGGGTCTAGTGAGTCCTCGTCTGGACGAAGAGCCTTCATATGGACAAACAGGCCTTCTCCTTCATTGAAGCCAAAGCGAGCCAAGGTGTGGCGCTTCCACTTAGCTAAAGAATGAACCACTTCATAGGTGGCATCCGGAATGAGTTTCACATTGACTGTTACAGCATTTTCGACACCTGACAGGTTATCTTGCATCCCATCGCCAACTCGGCTCAAGATGGGGCCCTGCACTTCTACGATTTCCAACTTGTCTTTCAAATACTGGGTAAAGGTGTTTTTGACAAAGGAAATTTCTTCTTGCTGATGAATAAAACTTTTTTTCATGCACGATTCCTCCAATAGATAGTATCTATTATAGCTTTTTTTTGCAATATGTAAAGGGGTTTATTAAATTTTCAGATAATTTAATGAACCCTGTTGATTTTGGAGACTAAAACATCCTTTAATTCCTTTGTCATCCGCCTTGGGCCGCGAACGGCCTTGACCCCCAATTCCTTCATTCGTTGGATAGAAAGTTCTTGATCAGGTAGCTTATCTAGGAGTTCAATTTGCATCACTCGTTTGTCAGCCGGAATATCTGGCTCCCCATGATTAGGCAGTTCCGCAGCTAACACTCGACAAACATAGCGAATTGCCTGGACCGGAGCCGTCACATAGATGGCCAGCATATCTCCTGTTTTGATACTGGATTTTTGAGGCCAATTCACTCGCTTGTTGGCTGCAAATTCACTGTCAATATCGTAGAGCTTGGGGTTAGCCGGAATCAGCCAATAATCAGGTCCTTCTTCTGACCGATAGGTTTTGGGCCCAACCATAGATCGGCTTTTTTTAACAAGGTCAAAGAGGAGATGGTCGGCTATACTTCCGTCCAAAAGGAGGGAAACCCATGTCTTTTT from Streptococcus oriscaviae includes the following:
- the asnA gene encoding aspartate--ammonia ligase, with protein sequence MKKSFIHQQEEISFVKNTFTQYLKDKLEIVEVQGPILSRVGDGMQDNLSGVENAVTVNVKLIPDATYEVVHSLAKWKRHTLARFGFNEGEGLFVHMKALRPDEDSLDPIHSVYVDQWDWEKVIPDGRRNLAYLKETVEQIYKAIRLTELAVEARYDIESILPKHITFIHTEDLVKNFPDLTPKERENVVAREYGAVFLIGIGGELADGKPHDGRAPDYDDWTSPSEGNYKGLNGDILVWNEQLGAAFEISSMGIRVDEDALKRQVAITGDEDRLQFDWHRALLNGLFPLSIGGGIGQSRLAMFLLRKKHIGEVQSSVWPQEVRDTFENIL